TCCTCCTTGGTGGGCAGGTTCTTGAAGTTCTTGACCTTCTCGACGATCTCCTCAAACTGAAGGGTCCACAATGGAAATGGTTACACAAACGATGGCATAATTTGTTGGCCATGTAATACTCACGGTGGGCATGTTGCTGGTAATTGCTGGTTGGTTtcggtaaacaaaaacaatctGTGCGGATTTTGGGGGTGAACACCGTTTATATATTGGCAAACATGGCTCACACCTTTCGCTAATCTTATCAGGGCCCCACTGCAATTGTAGTTCCCACTTGGGCTTATCATAAACGTACTTATATATTCGAGTAATCATGAAAAGTGAGAGTTCCTCCTAGGGGcagtgaaatatataattagtCAGACGGCCAGCTTATCAGCGCTCTTGCACTTGCCAAAAAAAGTGGAGTGAGCCATATGCAGAAAGCTATATACCCACTATCtatgattgattgattgggCCGAGCCCCAACACATACAGAAATCCGGATAGCCAAAAACCCAATACCTTAATTAATGGCTAGCCCATATTTTCATGCTATCATGGCCTCTGATTTACACCTAATTCACGTGAGTCAGGTGCTGTTCTATGTTATCATGGTGAAGTCGCACGATCTGTTACTAAGAATAGTTCTTCGGCCTTCCATGGTAGGTAGATAGTAGTATCTACCCCAAAGGTTCcccaaaaaatattaattaaactattGGAGCGGCATTTTGGATACCAAGTTGGTCAATGCAGCCGTTCacatttaaactaattaaatttcccaATATCTATTGAAATTGCCTATATAAGAACGCCGTTGGCGAGGAGAACTAATGTAGTAACGTATCACTCACAAACTCAGCAAAATGGTCAACTTCGAGGAAGCCGCCGAACTCGCCAAGAACTTCTCCAAGAAGCCCACCGACTCCGAGTTCCTGGAGTTCTACGGTCTCTTCAAGCAGGCCACCGTTGGCGATGTGAACATCGAGAAGCCCGGCATTCTGGATCTCAAGAAGAAGGCCATGTACGAGGCCTGGAACTCCAACAAGGGTCTCTCCAAGGATGCCGCCAAGGAGGCCTACGTGAAGGTGTACGAGAAGTACGCCCCCAAGTACGCCTAAGGCCCGACCTCAGGACTATTCTCCATCTGACAAATAAACTAGAAATCTTATTATGAATATACAAGCTGcttacatacatgcatatttCTATTAGAAGGCCGCCTCGGATTGGGGCATCGAAACGGCGGCTGCGATGAGTGGCTTGGCCTGGCCAGCCTTCATCAGCATAACCCGAATCTGGGAGTTGTCCGGTGTGAGGCTGGCCGGTGGCAGTTTGTCCATGGGATCCAGTACTGCCACCACCTCGAAGTCCACCCGCAGAGGAACTCCGGGCAGGACACTGGGCAGTCGGGCCAATGTCTGCGGAATGGTATAGTGGCGGCGGTCCGCGTGGAGTAGAACCACCAGATTGGAGGCCATTTTAAAGGTGGACAGGTTCTGCACGGTGAGGTAGAGCCGAAATGCGGGTCCACTGCCGCAGACCTCGGCGGATAGCTTCACGGGGGCGTGGGTCAGGTCTCCGGATATCGTGCTCTCCGAGGAGTTGATGGCATCGATGGTGGCCCGGGCTGCCGTGTGGCGAAGGCGCCACAGCTCCACTTGGAAACTACCGTAGGTTGCTGGAAATTAAAGGTTTTAACAATTTGCGGGTTTTCATTCTTGATACCAAAATTATAGTAATGACAAATTTAATCTATTAGAATTTGAAACCAATTTTGACAATGAAGAAAAAAACTTGATTATAACAATAATTCGGAAAAATTGTATTACTGAGGGTTTCTTGGAAACAGAATCACCTTCTAATCGATTTTAATGGGAATTCGAGCCTCTATCATATTTAGTCATAATCGTTAAACTTATGGAAAATTACGCTTAGTTCTGATGGTCACTTACTCGTAAGCCCATTTATTCTTAGATTTGTTAGCTTTAACTCACATTTGGCCTGCTGCTTCTCCCGTGCCGCCTGCTCCACGAAGATGGAGCTCTTTTTGGGCTTATCCAGGATCGAGGCATCCACGATGGACTTGTGATCGCCTAATGCTCGCTTGTTGGCCAGATCACCAGGCTTGGGCTCAAAGCGGGACACACGTCTCAGGATCTTAACCACGATTCCACCAGATTGAGTGACGAGGGTGAGCACATGATCCTCCATGCCCATCCGTCCGTAGAGCATGGCGTCCACCGTCTCCTCCAGAACAAACTCGTCGACCAGATAGCGCTGCAGATAGAACTTGACCACTCCGCCTCTGAGCGCAATGGCCACCAGGGTGAGTCCCAGATGGGTGAGGGGCAGCGGAAGAAGGCAAACGGGCAGATCGTCCATAGGCACCTGGTATAACAGCTTGCCGCGCTTCGAGTAGCACAGATAGCGATTGTCCATGGTGGAGGCGATTATGGTCTGATCGATGGGTAGCAGCAGGAGACCGGTTAGAGGAATTCCGAGCTTGAAAATCTCCTGCCCCTCGGGTTGACTTTTGCGCAGGAGATAGACACCGCCATTCCGCGTGGCCACCACGATGCAGAAATCCGTCTCAAAGGTTCCCTGTACGGAGATCAGGCTCGGCACGGCAGTTTCATCATCGCAGGCCGTGCCCTGGTAAACCAAATTGAAACCCTGCGGCTCCAGGATCATGATGTGCCCCGTATCGGTGGCCAGAACCAAGTGGGATGGCGGATTGGCATCGCTGGAGATGCGCTTTATGCAGCACATGGCCACGATACTGCCAATCCGACCCACTGGCGAGTCCTTATGGGTGGCGATGAAGTTCTCCCGCTCCTGCTCGTCCAATTGCAGAAGGCGCTGCGATTTCCGCGACAGCTTGGAGTGGTCAATGGTTTTCAGGGAGTCGAGCAGGGCGGGATGAGCACTTGGCTTCACAACCGGCAGCTTGCGCCacacctccagctccagatcCTCGGATTCCTGTGCGGGAATTGTGTACTTGAAGTACGGCTTTAGGTGGCGATAGAAGAGCACTGACTCGGCGATGGCCACGGCAATTACTGGAAAATTTCAAATGATTCATGATTAACgttaataatgttttttaaagaataaatGTACCAGGCGTTTTGGGCTCCGTTTCATCAATATAGAGACTTTGAATGGCCGCGGGAATCCCCGGCAGTGGCTGTTCGTGTTTGAGTTTTAGACCACGGAAAACCTTGAGTGTGGCACTGGGCTCCTCGGCAGCATTGTCCAGTGAAATGTCCGCCGCAAGCAGCCGGACATATCCGTCGCACTGCACGTCACTAAGGGCCATGCAACTGGACAGTGTGGTGAGATGTTGGGAAGGACTCTCGTCCTCCGTGTCCACGTGAAGCCAGTTGGGAGCACCGGCCATGGTAGGATCTTGGTGAAAAGTTTGCAGCACAGTGTGAAAACGAACAGGTGATTCAGGacatgcttttgttttggtttttcttgtCCTTAGCAACCAGGATGACCGCatattttggtttgtttttagatttttagcTTAAAAACACACAATTGCCACAGAATTATTCTTAAAGTAGTAAagacattttttattaaaagagcAATAAGAAAAAGTACAACTACGATTGAAATAAGGGTAATTGCGaatatgattttaaataaGCCGccacaaatgcattttgccTTGCAGTGATCTGGTCACACTTTAAGCCGGCAAGCTAAGGATGTGCAAGCACCGATAGTCGATATTATCGAAAAGCTAGAGCACTTATTCGATAGCCGCTTCGATAGCTTATCGCGAAGCACATTCGATATAAATACCATCTAAGAGACGCCAGACGTtgaattcaatatttactattttgtATAACTAAGTGATTTACCTAGCCCCCAATTCGCTGCTAGTGATGTCGGCGCTATGGGACGAGACGCCGCTTTTCCACAAGGGCGAGATAGTCCTTTGCTACGAGCCGGATAAATCGAAGGCCCGTGTTCTTTACACCAGCAaggtaaacacacacacgcgggcACGCACACAAGCGCACATTGAAGTGTCAAGCAAACGTCATAGGCGAAGTTTTCACAAATGATTTTCCGTTTCCTGCACTTTTCCGTACTTGCCCCAGGTTCTGAA
This genomic interval from Drosophila teissieri strain GT53w chromosome 3L, Prin_Dtei_1.1, whole genome shotgun sequence contains the following:
- the LOC122617130 gene encoding acyl-CoA-binding protein, whose translation is MVNFEEAAELAKNFSKKPTDSEFLEFYGLFKQATVGDVNIEKPGILDLKKKAMYEAWNSNKGLSKDAAKEAYVKVYEKYAPKYA
- the LOC122617128 gene encoding Bardet-Biedl syndrome 1 protein homolog, which gives rise to MAGAPNWLHVDTEDESPSQHLTTLSSCMALSDVQCDGYVRLLAADISLDNAAEEPSATLKVFRGLKLKHEQPLPGIPAAIQSLYIDETEPKTPVIAVAIAESVLFYRHLKPYFKYTIPAQESEDLELEVWRKLPVVKPSAHPALLDSLKTIDHSKLSRKSQRLLQLDEQERENFIATHKDSPVGRIGSIVAMCCIKRISSDANPPSHLVLATDTGHIMILEPQGFNLVYQGTACDDETAVPSLISVQGTFETDFCIVVATRNGGVYLLRKSQPEGQEIFKLGIPLTGLLLLPIDQTIIASTMDNRYLCYSKRGKLLYQVPMDDLPVCLLPLPLTHLGLTLVAIALRGGVVKFYLQRYLVDEFVLEETVDAMLYGRMGMEDHVLTLVTQSGGIVVKILRRVSRFEPKPGDLANKRALGDHKSIVDASILDKPKKSSIFVEQAAREKQQAKSTYGSFQVELWRLRHTAARATIDAINSSESTISGDLTHAPVKLSAEVCGSGPAFRLYLTVQNLSTFKMASNLVVLLHADRRHYTIPQTLARLPSVLPGVPLRVDFEVVAVLDPMDKLPPASLTPDNSQIRVMLMKAGQAKPLIAAAVSMPQSEAAF